A single Camelus ferus isolate YT-003-E chromosome 3, BCGSAC_Cfer_1.0, whole genome shotgun sequence DNA region contains:
- the LOC102509195 gene encoding LOW QUALITY PROTEIN: protocadherin alpha-1 (The sequence of the model RefSeq protein was modified relative to this genomic sequence to represent the inferred CDS: deleted 2 bases in 2 codons) — protein sequence MLFAGRGGKGARRLLLSLLLLAAWEAGNGQIHYSVPEEAKHGTFVGRIAQDLGLEVAELVPRLFRVVSKVRGDLLEVNLQNGILFVNSRIDREELCGRSAECSIHLEVIVDRPLQVFHVEVEVRDINDNPPVFRAREQRLFIPESRLLDSRFPIEGAADADIGTNALITYTLSPSDYFSLDVQASDEMSKSLSLELRKSLDREETPELHLLLTATDGGKPVLEGTVQLLITVLDVNDNAPLFAQAVYRIHLLETTANGTLVITLNASDADEGVNGEIVFSFGSDVTLNIKKTFKIDSSLGEIRLIGGLDYEETKSYEIQVKAVDKGSPPMSNHCKVLVKVLDVNDNAPELLVTSLSLPVREDSPLSTVIAFISLSDRDSGVNGQVTCTLTPHVPFKLVSTFKNYYSLVVDSSLDREKVSVYKLVVTARDGGSPSLSTTASVSVDVSDVNDNAPTFAQPEYTVFVKENNPPGCHIFTVSARDADAQENALVSYSLVERRVGERALSSYVSVHAESGKVYALQPLDHEELELLQFQVSARDAGVPPLGSNVTLQVFVLDENDNAPALLPPGPGGGAGAVSQLVARSVGAGHVVAKVRAVDADSGYNAWLSYELQAAAGAARSPFRVGLYTGEISTTRALDEADAPRQRLLVLVKDHGEPALTATATVLLSLEDSGQAPKASSRASTGAAGQEAALVDVNVYLIVAICAVSSLFVLTLLLYTALRCSAPPSEGACGPGKPRLVCSSAVGSWSYSQQRRQRVCSGEGPPKTDLMAFSPSLSPGLNPSEGNEHPETKSDLSGNVSSTFKLWL from the exons ATGCTGTTTGCTGGGAGAGGAGGCAAGGGAGCCCGGCGCCTGCTGCTCTCGCTTCTGCTCCTCGCAGCCTGGGAGGCCGGCAACGGTCAGATCCACTACTCAGTCCCTGAGGAGGCCAAACACGGCACCTTCGTGGGCCGCATCGCTCaggacctggggctggaggtggcggAGCTGGTGCCCCGCCTGTTCCGAGTGGTGTCCAAAGTCCGCGGGGACCTTCTGGAGGTAAATCTGCAGAATGGCATTTTGTTTGTGAATTCTCGGATCGACCGGGAGGAGCTGTGCGGGCGGAGCGCAGAATGTAGTATCCACCTGGAGGTGATCGTGGACAGGCCGCTGCAGGTGTTCCATGTAGAGGTGGAGGTGAGGGACATTAACGATAATCCACCGGTCTTCAGAGCCAGAGAACAAAGGTTATTTATTCCCGAATCTAGACTGCTGGATTCGCGCTTCCCGATAGAGGGCGCTGCTGATGCAGACATTGGTACCAACGCTTTGATAACATACACCCTGAGCCCCAGTGATTATTTCTCTTTGGATGTACAGGCAAGTGATGAAATGAGTAAGTCACTTTCGCTTGAATTGAGAAAGTCTTTGGATAGAGAAGAAACACCAGAACTTCATTTATTATTAACAGCTACCGACGGGGGCAAACCAGTACTGGAAGGTACAGTTCAGCTGCTGATTACGGTGCTCGACGTTAATGATAATGCCCCATTGTTTGCCCAGGCTGTGTACAGAATACACTTATTAGAGACTACAGCAAATGGAACGTTAGTGATCACACTGAACGCCTCTGACGCTGACGAAGGTGTAAATGGCGAAATTGTCTTTTCCTTTGGCAGTGATGTGACTCTTAACAtcaaaaaaaccttcaaaattgATTCCAGCTTAGGGGAAATTAGGCTAATTGGTGGACTGGattatgaagaaacaaaatcCTACGAAATTCAGGTAAAAGCAGTTGATAAAGGAAGTCCTCCAATGTCAAATCACTGCAAAGTTTTAGTGAAAGTGCTGGATGTAAATGATAATGCTCCAGAACTACTGGTCACGTCCCTGTCTTTGCCAGTCAGAGAGGACTCTCCACTCAGCACCGTCATTGCCTTCATCTCCTTGTCCGACCGTGACTCTGGTGTCAATGGGCAGGTGACCTGCACCCTGACGCCTCATGTACCCTTCAAGCTGGTGTCCACCTTCAAGAATTATTACTCTTTGGTGGTGGACAGCTCCTTGGACCGCGAGAAAGTGTCGGTCTATAAATTAGTGGTGACCGCACGGGACGGGGGCTCTCCTTCGCTGTCAACCACCGCCAGCGTGTCCGTGGACGTGTCAGACGTGAACGACAACGCGCCCACGTTCGCGCAGCCCGAGTACACGGTGTTCGTGAAGGAGAACAACCCGCCCGGCTGCCACATCTTCACCGTGTCGGCGCGGGACGCGGACGCGCAGGAGAACGCGCTGGTGTCCTACTCGCTGGTGGAGCGGCGGGTGGGCGAGCGAGCGCTGTCGAGCTACGTGTCTGTGCACGCGGAGAGCGGCAAGGTGTACGCGCTGCAGCCGCTGGACCAcgaggagctggagctgctgcagtTCCAGGTGAGCGCGCGCGACGCGGGCGTGCCGCCTCTGGGCAGCAACGTGACGCTGCAGGTGTTCGTGCTGGACGAGAACGACAACGCGCCCGCGCTGCTGCCAcccgggcctgggggcggggccggcgcggtGAGCCAGCTGGTGGCGCGGTCGGTGGGCGCGGGCCACGTGGTGGCGAAGGTGCGCGCGGTGGACGCGGACTCGGGCTACAACGCGTGGCTGTCGTACGAGCTGCAGGCGGCGGCGGGGGCCGCGCGCAGCCCGTTCCGCGTGGGGCTGTACACGGGCGAGATCAGCACGACGCGCGCCCTGGACGAGGCGGACGCGCCACGCCAGCGCCTGCTGGTGCTGGTGAAGGACCACGGCGAGCCGGCGCTGACGGCCACGGCCACCGTGCTGCTGTCGCTGGAGGACAGCGGCCAGGCGCCCAAGGCCTCTTCGCGGGCGTCGACGGGCGCCGCTGGA CAGGAGGCGGCTCTGGTGGATGTGAACGTTTATCTGATC GTCGCCATCTGCGCGGTGTCCAGCCTGTTTGTGCTCACGCTGCTGCTGTACACGGCGCTGCGGTGCTCGGCGCCGCCCAGCGAGGGCGCGTGCGGGCCCGGGAAGCCCAGGCTGGTGTGCTCCAGCGCGGTGGGGAGCTGGTCTTATTCGCAGCAGAGGCGGCAGAGGGTGTGTTCTGGGGAGGGGCCGCCCAAGACGGACCTCATGGCCTTCAGCCCCAGTCTTTCTCCAGGTCTGAACCCGTCGGAAGGAAATGAACATCCAGAAACAAAATCCGATCTTTCTGGTAATGTAAGTTCAACTTTTAAgctttggctttaa